A genomic segment from Conger conger chromosome 2, fConCon1.1, whole genome shotgun sequence encodes:
- the LOC133122997 gene encoding cytochrome P450 2K1-like isoform X2 yields MLEELLPQMPPPLTLLGVVLVLFLLYLLSSTPGPGKDPPGPRPLPLLGNLLHLDLKQLHVSLCGMYKKYGSVFTVHLGPKKVVVLAGYKTVKQALFNYAEEFGDREIAPIFRDAFKEHGVIFANGNSWKEMRRFSLSTLRDFGMGKRGSEEKIIEESRHLIKVFENFKGEPFDTIQPVNYSVSNIICAIMYGFRFDYADPAFQKMVDRANENVRTVGSSQIRLYNMFPWLRWCCGRWLVNRTQILKNVKNNIEEIMGLVLGLKDTLNPQDLRGFVDAFLVRQQEESDQPDSYYHNNNLKFTVSNLFGAGTDTTATTLRWGLLLMAKYPHIQAQVQQELNQVIGDREPRVEDRRKLPYTDAVIHEIQRVASIIPMSLPHTTSCDITFQGYFIKKGTMVIPLLMSVLQDEEEWETPHSFNPGHFLDEKGCFIKRDAFMPFSAGRRACLGESLARMELFLFFTFLLQRFRFTPPPGVSEDELDLTPTVGLSLTPSPHQLCAVSRA; encoded by the exons ATGTTGGAGGAGCTTTTACCCCAGATGCCCCCTCCCTTGACCCTTCTGGGGGTGGTGCTGGTGCTGTTTTTGCTCTACCTGCTTTCCTCCACGCCTGGGCCTGGAAAAGACCCACCAGGACCCAGACCCCTGCCTCTCCTCGGGAACCTGCTCCACCTGGACTTGAAACAGCTCCATGTGTCTCTCTGTGGG ATGTATAAGAAATATGGGTCTGTGTTCACTGTACACTTGGGCCCAAAGAAAGTGGTCGTCCTGGCAGGCTACAAGACAGTCAAACAGGCACTGTTCAACTACGCTGAAGAGTTTGGAGACCGGGAAATTGCACCCATATTTAGAGATGCTTTTAAAGAGCATG GTGTTATTTTTGCCAACGGAAACTCCTGGAAGGAGATGAGACgcttctccctctctacccTGCGAGACTTTGGAATGGGCAAGAGGGGGAGCGAGGAGAAGATCATTGAGGAATCACGCCACCTCATCAAGGTCTTTGAGAATTttaagg GCGAGCCTTTCGACACCATTCAGCCAGTGAATTACTCTGTCTCCAACATCATCTGTGCCATCATGTATGGCTTCCGCTTTGACTACGCTGACCCTGCCTTTCAAAAAATGGTCGACAGGGCCAATGAAAATGTCCGGACTGTTGGTTCATCTCAAATACGG CTGTACAACATGTTCCCCTGGCTGCGCTGGTGTTGTGGCCGGTGGCTGGTGAATCGGACCCAGATTTTGAAGAACGTCAAAAACAACATTGAGGAGATTATGGGGCTGGTGCTGGGACTGAAGGACACACTGAACCCCCAGGACCTCAGGGGATTTGTGGACGCCTTCCTAGTTCGACAGCAGGag GAGTCAGACCAGCCGGATTCCTACTACCACAACAACAACCTGAAATTTACTGTCAGCAACCTTTTTGGAGCAgggacagataccactgctacCACCCTGAGATGGGGCCTGCTGCTGATGGCCAAGTACCCCCACATACAGG CCCAGGTTCAGCAGGAGCTGAATCAGGTCATTGGGGACCGGGAACCCCGGGTGGAGGACCGGAGGAAACTGCCCTACACAGACGCCGTGATCCACGAGATCCAGAGAGTGGCTAGCATCATACCCATGAGCCTCCCTCACACCACCAGCTGTGATATCACCTTCCAGGGATACTTCATCAAGAAG ggaacTATGGTGATCCCACTCCTGATGTCAGTGCTGCAGGATGAGGAAGAGTGGGAGACCCCCCACAGCTTCAACCCTGGCCACTTCCTGGATGAGAAGGGCTGCTTCATCAAGCGAGATGCCTTCATGCCCTTCTCTgcag GGCGACGGGCCTGTCTGGGAGAGAGCCTGGCCAGGATGgagctcttcctcttcttcacctTCCTCCTGCAGAGGTTCCGCTTCACACCACCACCGGGGGTGTCTGAGGATGAGCTGGACCTGACGCCGACCGTGG
- the LOC133122997 gene encoding cytochrome P450 2K1-like isoform X1, translating to MLEELLPQMPPPLTLLGVVLVLFLLYLLSSTPGPGKDPPGPRPLPLLGNLLHLDLKQLHVSLCGMYKKYGSVFTVHLGPKKVVVLAGYKTVKQALFNYAEEFGDREIAPIFRDAFKEHGMQSSSILDICVIFANGNSWKEMRRFSLSTLRDFGMGKRGSEEKIIEESRHLIKVFENFKGEPFDTIQPVNYSVSNIICAIMYGFRFDYADPAFQKMVDRANENVRTVGSSQIRLYNMFPWLRWCCGRWLVNRTQILKNVKNNIEEIMGLVLGLKDTLNPQDLRGFVDAFLVRQQEESDQPDSYYHNNNLKFTVSNLFGAGTDTTATTLRWGLLLMAKYPHIQAQVQQELNQVIGDREPRVEDRRKLPYTDAVIHEIQRVASIIPMSLPHTTSCDITFQGYFIKKGTMVIPLLMSVLQDEEEWETPHSFNPGHFLDEKGCFIKRDAFMPFSAGRRACLGESLARMELFLFFTFLLQRFRFTPPPGVSEDELDLTPTVGLSLTPSPHQLCAVSRA from the exons ATGTTGGAGGAGCTTTTACCCCAGATGCCCCCTCCCTTGACCCTTCTGGGGGTGGTGCTGGTGCTGTTTTTGCTCTACCTGCTTTCCTCCACGCCTGGGCCTGGAAAAGACCCACCAGGACCCAGACCCCTGCCTCTCCTCGGGAACCTGCTCCACCTGGACTTGAAACAGCTCCATGTGTCTCTCTGTGGG ATGTATAAGAAATATGGGTCTGTGTTCACTGTACACTTGGGCCCAAAGAAAGTGGTCGTCCTGGCAGGCTACAAGACAGTCAAACAGGCACTGTTCAACTACGCTGAAGAGTTTGGAGACCGGGAAATTGCACCCATATTTAGAGATGCTTTTAAAGAGCATGGTATGCAATCCAGTTCAATCTTGGACATCT GTGTTATTTTTGCCAACGGAAACTCCTGGAAGGAGATGAGACgcttctccctctctacccTGCGAGACTTTGGAATGGGCAAGAGGGGGAGCGAGGAGAAGATCATTGAGGAATCACGCCACCTCATCAAGGTCTTTGAGAATTttaagg GCGAGCCTTTCGACACCATTCAGCCAGTGAATTACTCTGTCTCCAACATCATCTGTGCCATCATGTATGGCTTCCGCTTTGACTACGCTGACCCTGCCTTTCAAAAAATGGTCGACAGGGCCAATGAAAATGTCCGGACTGTTGGTTCATCTCAAATACGG CTGTACAACATGTTCCCCTGGCTGCGCTGGTGTTGTGGCCGGTGGCTGGTGAATCGGACCCAGATTTTGAAGAACGTCAAAAACAACATTGAGGAGATTATGGGGCTGGTGCTGGGACTGAAGGACACACTGAACCCCCAGGACCTCAGGGGATTTGTGGACGCCTTCCTAGTTCGACAGCAGGag GAGTCAGACCAGCCGGATTCCTACTACCACAACAACAACCTGAAATTTACTGTCAGCAACCTTTTTGGAGCAgggacagataccactgctacCACCCTGAGATGGGGCCTGCTGCTGATGGCCAAGTACCCCCACATACAGG CCCAGGTTCAGCAGGAGCTGAATCAGGTCATTGGGGACCGGGAACCCCGGGTGGAGGACCGGAGGAAACTGCCCTACACAGACGCCGTGATCCACGAGATCCAGAGAGTGGCTAGCATCATACCCATGAGCCTCCCTCACACCACCAGCTGTGATATCACCTTCCAGGGATACTTCATCAAGAAG ggaacTATGGTGATCCCACTCCTGATGTCAGTGCTGCAGGATGAGGAAGAGTGGGAGACCCCCCACAGCTTCAACCCTGGCCACTTCCTGGATGAGAAGGGCTGCTTCATCAAGCGAGATGCCTTCATGCCCTTCTCTgcag GGCGACGGGCCTGTCTGGGAGAGAGCCTGGCCAGGATGgagctcttcctcttcttcacctTCCTCCTGCAGAGGTTCCGCTTCACACCACCACCGGGGGTGTCTGAGGATGAGCTGGACCTGACGCCGACCGTGG
- the LOC133122997 gene encoding cytochrome P450 2K1-like isoform X3: MYKKYGSVFTVHLGPKKVVVLAGYKTVKQALFNYAEEFGDREIAPIFRDAFKEHGMQSSSILDICVIFANGNSWKEMRRFSLSTLRDFGMGKRGSEEKIIEESRHLIKVFENFKGEPFDTIQPVNYSVSNIICAIMYGFRFDYADPAFQKMVDRANENVRTVGSSQIRLYNMFPWLRWCCGRWLVNRTQILKNVKNNIEEIMGLVLGLKDTLNPQDLRGFVDAFLVRQQEESDQPDSYYHNNNLKFTVSNLFGAGTDTTATTLRWGLLLMAKYPHIQAQVQQELNQVIGDREPRVEDRRKLPYTDAVIHEIQRVASIIPMSLPHTTSCDITFQGYFIKKGTMVIPLLMSVLQDEEEWETPHSFNPGHFLDEKGCFIKRDAFMPFSAGRRACLGESLARMELFLFFTFLLQRFRFTPPPGVSEDELDLTPTVGLSLTPSPHQLCAVSRA, from the exons ATGTATAAGAAATATGGGTCTGTGTTCACTGTACACTTGGGCCCAAAGAAAGTGGTCGTCCTGGCAGGCTACAAGACAGTCAAACAGGCACTGTTCAACTACGCTGAAGAGTTTGGAGACCGGGAAATTGCACCCATATTTAGAGATGCTTTTAAAGAGCATGGTATGCAATCCAGTTCAATCTTGGACATCT GTGTTATTTTTGCCAACGGAAACTCCTGGAAGGAGATGAGACgcttctccctctctacccTGCGAGACTTTGGAATGGGCAAGAGGGGGAGCGAGGAGAAGATCATTGAGGAATCACGCCACCTCATCAAGGTCTTTGAGAATTttaagg GCGAGCCTTTCGACACCATTCAGCCAGTGAATTACTCTGTCTCCAACATCATCTGTGCCATCATGTATGGCTTCCGCTTTGACTACGCTGACCCTGCCTTTCAAAAAATGGTCGACAGGGCCAATGAAAATGTCCGGACTGTTGGTTCATCTCAAATACGG CTGTACAACATGTTCCCCTGGCTGCGCTGGTGTTGTGGCCGGTGGCTGGTGAATCGGACCCAGATTTTGAAGAACGTCAAAAACAACATTGAGGAGATTATGGGGCTGGTGCTGGGACTGAAGGACACACTGAACCCCCAGGACCTCAGGGGATTTGTGGACGCCTTCCTAGTTCGACAGCAGGag GAGTCAGACCAGCCGGATTCCTACTACCACAACAACAACCTGAAATTTACTGTCAGCAACCTTTTTGGAGCAgggacagataccactgctacCACCCTGAGATGGGGCCTGCTGCTGATGGCCAAGTACCCCCACATACAGG CCCAGGTTCAGCAGGAGCTGAATCAGGTCATTGGGGACCGGGAACCCCGGGTGGAGGACCGGAGGAAACTGCCCTACACAGACGCCGTGATCCACGAGATCCAGAGAGTGGCTAGCATCATACCCATGAGCCTCCCTCACACCACCAGCTGTGATATCACCTTCCAGGGATACTTCATCAAGAAG ggaacTATGGTGATCCCACTCCTGATGTCAGTGCTGCAGGATGAGGAAGAGTGGGAGACCCCCCACAGCTTCAACCCTGGCCACTTCCTGGATGAGAAGGGCTGCTTCATCAAGCGAGATGCCTTCATGCCCTTCTCTgcag GGCGACGGGCCTGTCTGGGAGAGAGCCTGGCCAGGATGgagctcttcctcttcttcacctTCCTCCTGCAGAGGTTCCGCTTCACACCACCACCGGGGGTGTCTGAGGATGAGCTGGACCTGACGCCGACCGTGG